The Flavobacterium piscisymbiosum genome includes a region encoding these proteins:
- a CDS encoding relaxase/mobilization nuclease domain-containing protein, whose amino-acid sequence MVAIIKTGYSIHKVFYYNENKVKEAVAECIGAGNYPIDVGKMKDEVKLNRFLKQLELNENVKRNSVHISINFDPSENHSKEELMAIADTYMEKIGFGQQPYLVYQHHDSGHPHIHLVSISVQRDGRRIDMQNIGKNRSEPARKEIEERFGLVKAQGNKNSTDFTLKPIISQKIQYGRGESKKAITNVLGHVLSSYKYTSFPELNAVLKQYNVLADPGNEDSRMFKAKGLMYRILDENGKPIGVPIKASLFYNKPTLKFLEEKFASNKTNEVSDLRRVKNAIDIAFFKTQISLAELVQVLQKDGINTVFRKNAEGLLYGITYVDHTTKCVFNGSTLGKQYSAKAIQERCASINPGEQKTTNLVSEKLHEITFETPKSEILTTLFGDDFRNNKYIGSSTIMGQLAEMLTQSEQTANYLPYELRNKKKKRRGQSNNR is encoded by the coding sequence ATGGTTGCGATCATAAAAACAGGATACTCTATCCACAAGGTTTTCTATTACAATGAAAACAAAGTAAAAGAGGCTGTTGCAGAATGTATTGGAGCCGGAAATTATCCCATTGATGTCGGTAAAATGAAGGATGAAGTAAAATTAAACCGGTTTTTAAAACAACTTGAATTAAATGAGAATGTAAAGCGAAATAGTGTGCATATCTCAATCAATTTTGATCCTTCAGAAAATCATTCCAAGGAAGAATTAATGGCTATCGCGGATACTTATATGGAAAAAATCGGATTTGGCCAGCAGCCTTATCTCGTGTATCAGCATCACGACTCCGGACATCCGCACATCCATCTGGTCTCCATAAGTGTTCAGAGAGATGGTAGACGAATTGACATGCAAAATATTGGCAAAAACCGATCTGAACCCGCAAGAAAAGAAATCGAAGAACGCTTTGGACTTGTTAAGGCGCAAGGAAATAAAAATAGTACTGATTTCACCCTTAAGCCAATCATCTCACAAAAGATTCAATACGGGCGAGGCGAATCGAAAAAGGCTATTACAAATGTACTGGGTCACGTGCTTTCATCATATAAATATACCAGCTTTCCAGAACTCAATGCTGTGCTTAAACAATACAATGTTTTAGCAGACCCAGGTAATGAAGATTCAAGAATGTTTAAAGCAAAAGGACTAATGTATCGGATACTCGATGAAAATGGAAAACCAATCGGAGTTCCCATAAAAGCCAGTCTGTTTTACAACAAGCCGACACTGAAATTTTTAGAAGAAAAATTTGCGTCTAATAAAACAAATGAAGTCTCAGATTTAAGAAGGGTAAAAAATGCCATTGATATCGCATTCTTTAAAACTCAAATATCACTCGCAGAACTAGTTCAAGTACTGCAAAAAGATGGAATCAATACTGTTTTTAGAAAAAACGCAGAAGGATTGCTTTATGGAATTACCTACGTTGACCATACCACAAAATGTGTTTTTAATGGAAGTACACTTGGTAAACAATACAGTGCCAAAGCAATACAGGAACGCTGCGCCTCCATTAATCCGGGTGAGCAAAAAACGACAAATTTGGTTAGTGAAAAATTACACGAAATCACATTTGAAACACCGAAATCGGAAATCCTTACAACGCTGTTTGGTGATGATTTTAGAAATAACAAATACATAGGGTCCAGCACAATAATGGGGCAATTAGCAGAGATGCTCACACAATCCGAACAGACGGCTAATTACCTTCCATACGAGCTGAGAAACAAAAAGAAAAAAAGAAGAGGACAGTCCAATAATCGATAA
- a CDS encoding plasmid mobilization protein — MKRENSNRTRIVGLRFTPEEYAKIEKKWKASTCRKLSDYIRRHLFEKSINTTYRNQSLDDMIHEMTQLFKQLNGIGNNFNQAVKKLHTLNQIPEFKVWILSAELDKKKLFDKIDEIKNYIQKISERWLRS; from the coding sequence ATGAAAAGAGAAAATTCAAACAGAACACGCATTGTTGGGTTACGCTTTACACCAGAAGAGTATGCGAAAATTGAGAAAAAATGGAAAGCCAGTACTTGCCGCAAACTGAGTGATTACATTCGTAGGCACTTATTTGAGAAATCTATAAACACCACTTACAGGAATCAGTCTTTAGATGATATGATCCATGAAATGACCCAGTTATTCAAGCAATTAAATGGTATTGGAAACAACTTCAATCAGGCAGTAAAAAAACTACATACATTAAATCAAATTCCGGAATTTAAAGTATGGATTTTAAGTGCTGAACTGGATAAAAAAAAACTTTTTGACAAGATTGATGAAATCAAAAATTACATCCAGAAAATCTCGGAAAGATGGTTGCGATCATAA